The stretch of DNA GGGGATCCATCGGCGTGGTCGCCTGATAGTCGAGATAGATCGGCCGCTGCGGGCGATTGTCGCCGGCGCGCGCCGTCTTCGTCTGAGTGGCCGACTGGACCGGAGTCACGCTCTCGATGCTCACCTTCATACCCTCCAGGCCGCCGGCGTCACGCCGCGGCCAGCTTCGTCCTGTTGCGCGCGTGGAACGCGCCCCATGCCTCGATGAACCGTTCGATGTCCAGGGCCAGGCTCCGCCAACCGAGGCTGACGCGAATGGCGGAACCGGCTTCGTCGGCCGCAACACCCATCGCACCCAGCACATGGCTCGCCCTGACCTTGCCCGAAGAGCACGCCGCACCGGCGCTGACCGCGACACCGGCGAGATCGAGCGCGATCACCAGCGTTTCGGCCGCCGCACCGGCAACGCCGATGCAGCTGGTATTGGGTAGTCGCGGCGCCGCCTTTCCGTAGATGCGGGCCTCGGGGACCGCGCGCAAGGCCCGGCTCTCCAAGCCGTCGCGCAGCGAGGCCACACGCTCGATGCCGGCCAATTCGGCTGCAGCCGCGGTGCCGGCCGCGGCGAAGCCGGCGATGCCGGCGAGGTTCTCGGTGCCGGCGCGCCGCCCGCGCTCCTGGCCGCCGCCGCCGAGACGCCGCGTGAGCTCCACCCCATCGGCCACGATCAGCGCGCCCACGCCTTGCGGGCCGCCCAGCTTGTGCGCCGACACGCTCATGAGATCGACGCCGAGCCCCCGGAAATCCACCTTCACGCGCCCCGGCGCCTGCACCGCATCGGTGTGGACGAGCGCGCCCGCGCCGTGCGCGATCTCGACCACGCGGCCCAGCGGCTGGAGGACGCCGGTCTCGTTGTTGGCGAGCATCACCGAAACCAAGGCCGGGGCCGGATCGGCGCCGAGCAGCTCCTCGAGCGCGCCCAGATCGACGAGCCCGTCGCCGTCGACCGGCAGGAGCATCGCGCCCGCTCGCGCCTGGCGAATGGAATCATGCTCGACCGCGGAGACCAGCACGCGGGCCCGCCCGGTCCCGTTGAGCGCCAAATCGTTCGCCTCGGTGCCCCCGGAGGTGAACACCACCTGGCTCGGCCGCGCGCCCACCAGGGCGGCGACGTCCTCGCGCGCCTCCTCGATGAGGCGCCGCGCCTGGCGGCCGAACCGGTGCACCGAGGACGGGTTGCCGCATACCTCGAGCGCGCGGCCGATCGCGGCTGCGGCCTCGGGCCGGAGCGGGGCGGTCGCGTTGTAGTCGAGGTAGGTGGCGATGGACATCGGGGCCCCTGACCTATTCCGCCGCCACGGCATCGCCGGAAACGGCTTCGCCGAAGCGCGGCCGGATCACCCCGGAGGTGCCGAGCACCCGGTTCTCGACCACGTCGGCGATCGATACCGAGCGGAGATAAAGATGGATCTGGTTGCCGAGCTCTTCCCACAGATCATGGGTGAGGCAGCGTCCCTTGTTCGACTTGCAGCCGCTGGGCGATCCCACGGCGCAACGGGTGGCGCGGATCGGCTCGTCGACGGCAAGGATGATGTCGGAGATGCGCAGATCCGGCGTGGCGCGGCCGAGCAGATAGCCCCCGCCGGGCCCGCGCACGCTGCGCACGAGGCCGCCGCGGCGCAGCTTGGCGAAAAGCTGCTCCAGATAGGACAGCGAGATCTCCTGGCGCTCGGCAATGTCGGCGAGCGCCACCGGACTGCCCTCGCTGTGCCGGGCAAGGTCGACCATCGCCATCACCGCATAACGGCCCTTGGTGCTGAGTTTCACGGCGTCAATCCTCCCGACTGACCGGGCAAGGCCGGCACGCGCCGGCATCGCCCATCTTGGTCTTCATAGGTCCCACCCATGGCGGAACGCGCGATCATGGTCATGCCTCCGGGGCATGCTCTGGGGCGCGATCCGGCGCTCGCTCGCGTCGGCGCTCGCCGCCCTGCTCCAGCTCCTCGATCCGGGCGCGAAGCTGCAGCATCTCGCTCAACAGGCCGTCGATGGCGCGGGCGACCGGATCGGGCAGATCGGCGGTCGGCGTTCCATAGGCGACGAATTCCGGCGCCTTGTCGCGCGCCCGGGGCAGAACCTGCCTGGCCGGGATGCCGACCATGGTGACCCCCGGCGGCACATCCTTCAGCACCACCGCATTGGCGCCCACGCGCGCACCCGCACCGACCGTGATCGGCCCCAGCACCTTGGCGCCGGCACCGACGATGACGCCGTCCTCCAGGGTCGGATGGCGCTTGCCCTTGTGCAAGGCCGTGCCGCCCAGGGTGACACCCTGGTAGAGCGTCACATCGTCGCCGATCTCGCCGGTCTCGCCGATGACCACGCCCAGGCCGTGGTCGATGAACAGCCGCCGGCCGATGCGAGCCCCGGGGTGGATCTCGATGCCGCTGATGATCCGGCCGATATAGGCGATGCAGGCGGCCATGAGCCGCCAGCCCCGCGCCCAAGCGCCATAGGCCAGGCGGTGGAGCACGACGGCATGAAAGCCGGGATAGCAGAGAATGACCTCGAGCCGGGTCCGCGCTGCCGGGTCGCGGACGATGATCGAGTCGATGTCCTCGCGGAGCTTCTTGAAAATCATAGGTTCTGCTGTGGTAACATGGGTCGCGGACGATGCCGGCAGCGCCGCGGTCTGCCATGGGGTGCCATATAGGTTTCCCGAGTAAATAGGTCAAGTATTTTCGCGGGGCGCTGCCTTGGTCTTGAGAATAATATCCCATATGTCAAGTAGGGTATCGATCGGCGAGCGCAGAGACTGGACGCGCTGATGCCAGAAATCCTCATCAACGGGCCGGAGGGCCGGCTCGAGGGTCGCTATCTCCACAGCAAGTCCGCCGGGGCGCCGATCGCGCTCATGCTGCACCCGCACCCGCAATATGGCGGGACGATGAACAACAAGGTCGTCTACACCCTTTATCAAACCTTCGCGCAGCGCGGGTTTTCCACGCTTCGCTTCAACTTTCGCGGCGTGGGACGCAGCCAGGGCACCTTCGACCGCGGCGAGGGGGAGCTGAGCGATGCCGCCTCGGCCTTGGACTGGCTGCAGAGCTACAACCCCAACGCGACCGCCTGCTGGATCGCCGGATTCTCCTTCGGCGCCTGGATCGGCATGCAGCTCCTGATGCGCCGGCCCGAGATCGCCGGCTTCATCTCGGTCTCCCCGCCGGCGAACATCTTCGATTTCAGCTTCCTCGCCCCCTGCCCCGCCTCCGGCATGGTCGTGCACGGCACCGCCGACGAGCTAGTCACGGCCGAGTCGGTGCAGAAGCTGGTCGACAAGCTCTCCTCCCAGCGCGACATCACCATCTCCCACGAGGTGATCAAGGAAGCGAACCACTTCTTCCACGGCAAGACCGACGCCCTGTCGAAGGTGGTGGACCGCTATTTGGCCCAGATGCTGGAAAAGCAGCAGGCGCCCGCCGCCCGCTGAAGCGGTGCCGGCGCCGTTGAGGCGTTGTCCCGCCCTCGAAGCCCGTGGTAAATGCGCCCCCGCACCTCCTGCGAAGGCATCCGGCCATGAGCGCGCCCAAGAGCGAATTCCTGCGCACGATGATCGAACGCGGCTTCTTCCATCAGGCGACCGACCTGGAAGGGCTGGATGCTGCCATGCAGAGGGGCATGGTCACCGCCTATATCGGCATCGACTGCACTGCCGATAGCCTGCATATCGGCAATCTGGTGGGGGTCATGGTGCTGCGCCACCTGCAGCGCGCCGGGCACCGGCCGATCTCGCTCATCGGCGGCGGCACCACCAGGGTCGGCGACCCCTCGGGGAGGGACGACAGCCGGCGGTTGCTGAGCGAGGCCGACATTGCCCGGAACGCCGCAGGCATCCGCCGCAGCTTGGCGAAGTTCATCCGCTTCGGCGCCGGCAAGACCGATGCCTTCCAGGTGAACAACGCCGACTGGCTCGACAAGCTCGAATACATCGCGTTTCTCAGGGACTATGGCCGGCATTTCTCGGTCAACCGCATGCTGAGCTTCGATTCGGTCAAGCTCCGGCTCGAGCGCGAGCAGCCGATGAGCTTCCTCGAGTTCAACTACATGATCCTGCAGGCCTATGATTTTCTCGAGCTCGCCCGGCGCCATGACTGCCGGCTGCAGATGGGCGGCTCCGACCAATGGGGCAACATCGTCAACGGCGTCGAGCTCGGCCGCCGCGTCGACAATCGCGAGCTCTTCGGCTTGACCACGCCGCTCATCACCACGACGTCGGGCGCCAAGATGGGCAAGAGCGCCGAGCGGGCAATTTGGCTCAATGAAGATCGCCTGAGCGCCTATGACTACTGGCAATACTGGCGCAACACCGAGGATGCCGATGTCGGCCGCTTCCTCAGGCTCTTCACCGAGCTGCCCTTGGCCGAGATCGGCCGCCTGGAGCAGCTCCAGGGCCAGGAGATCAACGAGGCGAAGAAGGTGCTGGCCTTCGAAGCGACCGCGCTTTGCCACGGACGGGCGGCGGCGGAAGCGGCCGCCGAGACCGCGCGCCGTACTTTCGAAGAGGGTAGGTTCGGCGAAGATCTGAAGACCGGCTTGATTGCGGAAGACCAACTCAGAGGCGGTCAATCGCTCATACTTCAGCTCATGGCCCTCGAGCTCACCAAGAGCACCAGCGAAGCTCGGCGGCTCGTCCGATCCGGTGCGGTGCGTGTCAACGATCAGCAAGTCACGGACGAACTGCGGAAGCTCACCCTCGATGATCTCAATCCTGAAAACGTGATCAAGCTATCAGTGGGAAAGAAGCGGCATGCGCTGCTTCGCGTCGGCGTTATTGGACCGGCTCGTGCTTCGACAAGCTCAGCATGAGCCTACTCCTTGGTGCCATGCGCAAGACTGGCTCATCCTGAGGAGCGCCCCGCCGGGGCGCGTCTCGAAGGACGCACGCCGGCCATGCAGGAGAATCCTACCAGGCTAGCGCGTGGTGCCTCCCCGCTCGGCGCCGTCACGGAGGTCGTTGGCGATGCCTTCGGCTGAACCGAAGAGCCGCACGAGATCCCTG from Pseudomonadota bacterium encodes:
- a CDS encoding cysteine desulfurase; the encoded protein is MSIATYLDYNATAPLRPEAAAAIGRALEVCGNPSSVHRFGRQARRLIEEAREDVAALVGARPSQVVFTSGGTEANDLALNGTGRARVLVSAVEHDSIRQARAGAMLLPVDGDGLVDLGALEELLGADPAPALVSVMLANNETGVLQPLGRVVEIAHGAGALVHTDAVQAPGRVKVDFRGLGVDLMSVSAHKLGGPQGVGALIVADGVELTRRLGGGGQERGRRAGTENLAGIAGFAAAGTAAAAELAGIERVASLRDGLESRALRAVPEARIYGKAAPRLPNTSCIGVAGAAAETLVIALDLAGVAVSAGAACSSGKVRASHVLGAMGVAADEAGSAIRVSLGWRSLALDIERFIEAWGAFHARNRTKLAAA
- a CDS encoding Rrf2 family transcriptional regulator, whose protein sequence is MKLSTKGRYAVMAMVDLARHSEGSPVALADIAERQEISLSYLEQLFAKLRRGGLVRSVRGPGGGYLLGRATPDLRISDIILAVDEPIRATRCAVGSPSGCKSNKGRCLTHDLWEELGNQIHLYLRSVSIADVVENRVLGTSGVIRPRFGEAVSGDAVAAE
- the cysE gene encoding serine O-acetyltransferase gives rise to the protein MIFKKLREDIDSIIVRDPAARTRLEVILCYPGFHAVVLHRLAYGAWARGWRLMAACIAYIGRIISGIEIHPGARIGRRLFIDHGLGVVIGETGEIGDDVTLYQGVTLGGTALHKGKRHPTLEDGVIVGAGAKVLGPITVGAGARVGANAVVLKDVPPGVTMVGIPARQVLPRARDKAPEFVAYGTPTADLPDPVARAIDGLLSEMLQLRARIEELEQGGERRRERAPDRAPEHAPEA
- a CDS encoding alpha/beta hydrolase, producing MPEILINGPEGRLEGRYLHSKSAGAPIALMLHPHPQYGGTMNNKVVYTLYQTFAQRGFSTLRFNFRGVGRSQGTFDRGEGELSDAASALDWLQSYNPNATACWIAGFSFGAWIGMQLLMRRPEIAGFISVSPPANIFDFSFLAPCPASGMVVHGTADELVTAESVQKLVDKLSSQRDITISHEVIKEANHFFHGKTDALSKVVDRYLAQMLEKQQAPAAR
- a CDS encoding tyrosine--tRNA ligase — encoded protein: MSAPKSEFLRTMIERGFFHQATDLEGLDAAMQRGMVTAYIGIDCTADSLHIGNLVGVMVLRHLQRAGHRPISLIGGGTTRVGDPSGRDDSRRLLSEADIARNAAGIRRSLAKFIRFGAGKTDAFQVNNADWLDKLEYIAFLRDYGRHFSVNRMLSFDSVKLRLEREQPMSFLEFNYMILQAYDFLELARRHDCRLQMGGSDQWGNIVNGVELGRRVDNRELFGLTTPLITTTSGAKMGKSAERAIWLNEDRLSAYDYWQYWRNTEDADVGRFLRLFTELPLAEIGRLEQLQGQEINEAKKVLAFEATALCHGRAAAEAAAETARRTFEEGRFGEDLKTGLIAEDQLRGGQSLILQLMALELTKSTSEARRLVRSGAVRVNDQQVTDELRKLTLDDLNPENVIKLSVGKKRHALLRVGVIGPARASTSSA